From Mus pahari chromosome 20, PAHARI_EIJ_v1.1, whole genome shotgun sequence, the proteins below share one genomic window:
- the Ccdc102a gene encoding coiled-coil domain-containing protein 102A — MSHGPSPRLAESPQLSKSSLLTILGSPSPERMGPTDSLPPTPPSGTPSPGPPPALPLTAPALLADGDWESREELRLRELEEARARALQMEKTMRWWSDCTANWREKWSKVRAERNRAREEVRQLRQRLDTLTKELAGARRERQEAQGECEARGRELARLRGARGAADKTHDDPEPEREREPVRDIGAERPPGSQELDLVESLLKSRPEEPEGCWDTCSVAAGGPRVSSGRRLPWEDTASTEEDASKLTALRLRLDESQKVLLKEREDKLALSKNIEKLEGELSQWKIKYEELSKTKQEMLKQLSILKETHQDELGRMSEDLEDELGARSSMDRKMAELRGEMERLQAENAAEWGRRERLETEKLGLERENKKLRAQVGDLEEALARRRRQNASALDCDLRASQAALFEKNKELADLKHVHGKLKKQFQEKVAELAHANRRVEQHETEVKKLRLRVEELKKELAQAEDELDEAHNQARKLQRSLDEQTEQSENLQVQLEHLQSRLRRQQQNAPLFGKIRSTRFGTEEAGDGASDLDEDEDLQIQVA, encoded by the exons ATGAGTCACGGTCCGAGCCCGCGGCTGGCTGAGTCTCCGCAGCTGTCCAAGAGCAGCCTGCTCACCATCCTGGGCAGCCCGTCCCCAGAGCGCATGGGCCCGACCGACTCGCTGCCACCCACGCCGCCTAGCGGCACGCCGTCACCAGGTCCGCCACCCGCACTCCCCTTGACTGCGCCCGCTCTGCTGGCCGACGGCGACTGGGAGAGCCGCGAGGAGCTGCGGCTGCGGGAGCTGGAGGAGGCACGCGCGCGAGCCTTGCAGATGGAGAAAACAATGCGCTGGTGGTCGGACTGCACGGCGAACTGGCGCGAGAAGTGGAGCAAGGTGCGCGCCGAGCGCAACCGTGCGCGGGAAGAGGTGCGCCAGCTGCGCCAGCGCCTGGATACGCTCACCAAGGAGTTGGCGGGCGCGCGCCGCGAGCGCCAGGAGGCTCAGGGCGAGTGCGAGGCGCGCGGCCGCGAGCTGGCCCGGCTGCGGGGAGCGCGCGGTGCGGCCGACAAGACACACGACGATCCGGAGCCCGAACGTGAGCGGGAGCCGGTGCGCGACATCGGGGCGGAAAGGCCGCCTGGCAGCCAG GAGCTGGACCTGGTAGAGAGCCTGTTGAAGAGCAGACCAGAGGAGCCCGAGGGCTGCTGGGATACCTGCAGTGTGGCAGCGGGGGGCCCTCGGGTCAGCTCAGGACGCCGCCTGCCCTGGGAGGACACAGCCAGTACAGAGGAGGATGCCTCCAAGTTGACTGCTCTGCGGCTACGGTTAGATGAGTCCCAGAAGGTGCTCCTCAAGGAACGAGA gGATAAGCTGGCTCTGAGCAAAAACATTGAGAAGCTGGAGGGGGAGCTTAGCCAATGGAAGATCAAATATGAGGAGTTGAGCAAGACCAAGCAGGAGATGCTCAAGCAA CTCAGCATCCTAAAGGAGACGCACCAGGATGAGTTGGGCCGCATGTCGGAAGACCTGGAGGATGAGCTGGGCGCGCGCTCTAGCATGGATCGCAAGATGGCGGAGCTGAGGGGTGAG ATGGAAAGGCTCCAGGCAGAGAATGCAGCCGAGTGGGGCCGTAGAGAGCGGCTAGAGACGGAGAAGCTGGGCCTAGAACGGGAGAACAAGAAGCTGCGTGCGCAGGTTGGAGACCTGGAGGAGGCTCTGGCCCGCAGACGGCGGCAGAATGCCAGTGCCCTGGACTGTGACCTCAGGGCCAGCCAGGCCGCTCTTTTCGAGAAGAACAAG GAGCTGGCAGACCTGAAGCACGTGCATGGCAAACTCAAGAAGCAGTTCCAAGAGAAGGTGGCCGAGCTGGCACACGCCAATCGGCGTGTGGAGCAGCACGAGACGGAGGTCAAGAAGCTGCGGCTGCGGGTGGAAGAGCTCAAGAAAGAGCTGGCCCAAGCAGAGGATGAG TTGGACGAGGCCCACAACCAGGCACGGAAGCTGCAACGGTCACTGGACGAGCAGACAGAACAGAGCGAGAACCTACAGGTGCAGCTGGAACACCTGCAGTCCAG gcTCCGCAGGCAGCAGCAAAACGCACCCCTTTTCGGGAAGATTCGTAGTACCCGATTTGGTACCGAGGAAGCCGGGGACGGAGCCAGCGACCTGGATGAGGATGAGGACCTGCAAATCCAGGTGGCCTAG